One genomic segment of Spiroplasma endosymbiont of Poecilobothrus nobilitatus includes these proteins:
- a CDS encoding S1 RNA-binding domain-containing protein, with amino-acid sequence MYDKKSKVIVKITNITPFGAFCELKDAAGLIHISEFYDFFVRDIREFVNVGDNVEVEVLDFDPVKKMSN; translated from the coding sequence ATGTATGATAAAAAAAGCAAGGTTATTGTTAAAATAACAAATATCACACCGTTCGGTGCTTTTTGTGAATTAAAAGATGCAGCCGGTTTAATTCATATTAGTGAATTTTATGATTTCTTTGTTCGAGATATTCGAGAATTTGTTAATGTTGGTGACAATGTTGAAGTAGAAGTTCTTGATTTTGACCCCGTTAAAAAAATGTCAAATTAA